In Desulfomonile tiedjei, one DNA window encodes the following:
- a CDS encoding transposase, whose protein sequence is MTEYRRAWLPGGTWFFTVNLAERLGNRLLVERIDLLRAAFRSVRLRLPFQLEAVVVLPDHLHCIWTLPPEDTDFSSRWSLIKGQFSRAIDKGERISQSRSQRGERGIWQRRFWEHLIRDDEDFNRHVDYIHWNPVKHGWVRRVGDWPHSSFHDYVRRGLYPEDWGGEDIASLEAAE, encoded by the coding sequence ATGACCGAATACCGCCGTGCCTGGCTGCCCGGAGGCACATGGTTCTTCACAGTCAATCTTGCCGAACGGCTGGGGAATCGACTTTTGGTCGAGCGGATCGACTTATTGCGGGCAGCATTTCGAAGCGTTCGGCTGCGACTCCCCTTTCAACTGGAAGCGGTCGTCGTTCTGCCGGACCATCTACATTGCATATGGACGTTGCCGCCTGAAGATACAGATTTTTCGAGCCGCTGGAGCTTGATCAAAGGCCAGTTCTCCCGTGCAATTGACAAAGGGGAACGTATCTCTCAAAGCCGATCTCAAAGAGGTGAACGCGGCATTTGGCAGCGCCGCTTTTGGGAACACCTGATTCGGGACGATGAGGATTTTAACCGGCATGTGGATTATATCCATTGGAATCCGGTCAAACACGGATGGGTTCGCCGCGTGGGTGATTGGCCACATTCCAGTTTCCATGATTATGTGCGGCGTGGTTTGTATCCGGAAGACTGGGGTGGTGAGGATATTGCTAGCCTTGAAGCTGCGGAGTGA